In Procambarus clarkii isolate CNS0578487 chromosome 25, FALCON_Pclarkii_2.0, whole genome shotgun sequence, the following proteins share a genomic window:
- the LOC138368472 gene encoding uncharacterized protein, with translation MSAGAGIVEFEEQFVPAQHVVLIQGMMPALVNATLSCKQEDFNRVCTNDDLCSSRKSVRVTHALHAQSVTHVLQAQSVTHALQAQSVTHVLQAQSVTHVLQAQSVTHVLQAQSVTHALQAQSVTHALQAQSVTHALQAQSVTHALQAQSVTHALQAQSVTHALQAQSVTHAQEAQSVTHALQAQSVTHALQAQSVTHALQAQSVTHALQAQSVTHALQAQSVTHALQAQSVTHAQEAQSVTHALQAQSVTHALQAQSVTHALQAQSVTHALQAQSVTHALQAQSVTHALQAQSVTHALQAQSVTHALQAQSVTHALQAQSVTHALQAQSVTHALQAQSVTHALQAQSVTHALQAQSVTHVLHAQSVTHVLHAQSVTHVLHAQSVTHVLHAQFVTHVLQAQSVTHVLQAQSVTHVLHAQSVTHVLHAQFVTHVLQAQFVTHVLHAQSVTHVLQAQFVTHVLQAQSVTHVLQAQFVTHVLQAQSVTHVLHAQSVTHVLHAQSVTHALQAQSVTHALQAQSVTHALQAQSVTHALQAQSVTLAQQAQSVTHALQAQSVTHALQAQSVTHALQAQSVTHAQEAQSVTHALQAQSVTHALQAQSVTHALQAQSVTHALQAQSVTHAQEAQSVTHAQEAQSVTHALQAQSVTHALQAQSVTHALQAQSVTHALQAQSVTHALQAQSVTHALQAQSVTHALQAQSVTHALQAQSVTHALQAQSVTHVLHAQSVTHVLHAQSVTHVLHAQSVTHVLHAQFVTHVLQAQSVTHVLQAQSVTHVLHAQSVTHVLHAQFVTHVLQAQFVTHVLHAQSVTHVLQAQFVTHVLQAQSVTHVLQAQFVTHVLQAQSVTHVLHAQSVTHVLHAQSVTHALQAQSVTHALQAQSVTHALQAQSVTHALQAQSVTLAQEAQSVTHALQAQSVTHALQAQSVTHALQAQSVTHAQEAQSVTHAQQAQSVTHALQAQSVTHALQAQSVTHALQAQSVTHAQEAQSVTHAQEAQSVTHALQAQSVTHALQAQSVTHALQAQSVTHALQAQSVTHAQEAQSVTHALQAQSVTHALQAQSVTHALQAQSVTHAQEAQSVTHALQAQSVTHALQAQSVTHALQAQSVTHALQAQSVTHAQEAQSVTHAQEAQSVTHALQAQSVTHALQAQSVTHALQAQSVTHALQAQSVTHALQAQSVTHALQAQSVTHALQAQSVTHALQAQSVTHALQAQSVTHVLHAQSVTHVLHAQSVTHVLHAQSVTHVLHAQFVTHVLQAQSVTHVLQAQSVTHVLHAQSVTHVLHAQFVTHVLQAQFVTHVLHAQSVTHVLQAQFVTHVLQAQSVTHVLQAQFVTHVLQAQSVTHVLHAQSVTHVLHAQSVTHALQAQSVTHALQAQSVTHALQAQSVTHALQAQSVTLAQEAQSVTHALQAQSVTHALQAQSVTHALQAQSVTHAQEAQSVTHALQAQSVTHALQAQSVTHALQAQSVTHALQAQSVTHAQEAQSVTHAQEAQSVTHALQAQSVTHALQAQSVTHALQAQSVTHALQAQPSNFYPNDVIWLPKKAQTQSQLNFIPKSKGENPVGISKRGRAAVWWLLTPPQSDVLTRIALRLSAFSNALKREVSVLRVQFLSRLESAVLKAGQYKSLE, from the exons ATGTCTGCTGGGGCAGGCATCGTTGAATTTGAGGAACAGTTCGTCCCAGCTCAACACGTGGTTCTTATTCAAGGAATGATGCCTGCGCTTGTCAATGCCACACTTTCCTGTAAACAGGAAGACTTTAATCGAGTC TGTACcaatgacgacctctgttcgagccGCAAGTCCGTACGCGTCACTCACGCCCTACATGCACAGTccgtcacccacgtactacaagcacagtccgtcacccacgccctacaagcacagtccgtcacccacgtactacaagcacagtccgtcacccacgtactacaagcacagtccgtcacccacgtactacaagcaCAGTCCGTCACCCACGCACTACAAGCACAGTCCGTCACCCATGCACTACAAGCACAGTCCGTCACCCACGCACTACAAGCACAGTCCGTCACCCACGCACTACAAGCACAGTCCGTCACCCACGCACTACAAGCACAGTCCGTCACCCATGCACTACAAGCACAGTCCGTCACCCACGCACAAGAAGCACAGTCCGTCACCCATGCACTACAAGCACAGTCCGTCACCCACGCACTACAAGCACAGTCCGTCACCCACGCACTACAAGCACAGTCCGTCACCCATGCACTACAAGCACAGTCCGTCACCCATGCACTACAAGCACAGTCCGTCACCCATGCACTACAAGCACAGTCCGTCACCCACGCACAAGAAGCACAGTCCGTCACCCATGCACTACAAGCACAGTCCGTCACCCACGCACTACAAGCACAGTCCGTCACCCACGCACTACAAGCACAGTCCGTCACCCATGCACTACAAGCACAGTCCGTCACCCATGCACTACAAGCACAGTCCGTCACCCACGCACTACAAGCACAGTCCGTCACCCACGCACTACAAGCACAGTCCGTCACCCATGCACTACAAGCACAGTCCGTCACCCACGCACTACAAGCACAGTCCGTCACCCACGCACTACAAGCACAGTCCGTCACCCACGCACTACAAGCACAGTCCGTCACCCACGCACTTCAAGCACAGTCCGTCACCCACGCACTACAAGCACAGTccgtcacccacgtactacatgcacagtccgtcacccacgtactacatgcacagtccgtcacccacgtactacatgcACAGTctgtcacccacgtactacatgcACAGTtcgtcacccacgtactacaagcacagtccgtcacccacgtactacaagcacagtccgtcacccacgtactacatgcacagtccgtcacccacgtactacatgcACAGTtcgtcacccacgtacttcaagcaCAGTtcgtcacccacgtactacatgcacagtccgtcacccacgtactacaagcaCAGTtcgtcacccacgtactacaagcacagtccgtcacccacgtactacaagcaCAGTtcgtcacccacgtactacaagcacagtccgtcacccacgtactacatgcacagtccgtcacccacgtactacatgcACAGTCCGTCACCCACGCACTACAAGCACAGTCCGTCACCCACGCACTACAAGCACAGTCCGTCACCCACGCACTACAAGCACAGTCCGTCACCCACGCACTACAAGCACAGTCCGTCACCCTCGCACAACAAGCACAGTCCGTCACCCACGCACTACAAGCACAGTCCGTCACCCACGCACTACAAGCACAGTCCGTCACCCACGCACTACAAGCACAGTCCGTCACCCACGCACAAGAAGCACAGTCCGTCACCCACGCACTACAAGCACAGTCCGTCACCCACGCACTACAAGCACAGTCCGTCACCCACGCACTACAAGCACAGTCCGTCACCCACGCACTACAAGCACAGTCCGTCACCCACGCACAAGAAGCACAGTCCGTCACCCACGCACAAGAAGCACAGTCCGTCACCCATGCACTACAAGCACAGTCCGTCACCCACGCACTACAAGCACAGTCCGTCACCCACGCACTACAAGCACAGTCCGTCACCCATGCACTACAAGCACAGTCCGTCACCCACGCACTACAAGCACAGTCCGTCACCCACGCACTACAAGCACAGTCCGTCACCCACGCACTACAAGCACAGTCCGTCACCCACGCACTACAAGCACAGTCCGTCACCCACGCACTACAAGCACAGTccgtcacccacgtactacatgcacagtccgtcacccacgtactacatgcacagtccgtcacccacgtactacatgcACAGTctgtcacccacgtactacatgcACAGTtcgtcacccacgtactacaagcacagtccgtcacccacgtactacaagcacagtccgtcacccacgtactacatgcacagtccgtcacccacgtactacatgcACAGTtcgtcacccacgtactacaagcaCAGTtcgtcacccacgtactacatgcacagtccgtcacccacgtactacaagcaCAGTtcgtcacccacgtactacaagcacagtccgtcacccacgtactacaagcaCAGTtcgtcacccacgtactacaagcacagtccgtcacccacgtactacatgcacagtccgtcacccacgtactacatgcACAGTCCGTCACCCACGCACTACAAGCACAGTCCGTCACCCACGCACTACAAGCACAGTCCGTCACCCACGCACTACAAGCACAGTCCGTCACCCACGCACTACAAGCACAGTCCGTCACCCTCGCACAAGAAGCACAGTCCGTCACCCACGCACTACAAGCACAGTCCGTCACCCACGCACTACAAGCACAGTCCGTCACCCACGCACTACAAGCACAGTCCGTCACCCACGCACAAGAAGCACAGTCCGTCACCCACGCACAACAAGCACAGTCCGTCACCCACGCACTACAAGCACAGTCCGTCACCCACGCACTACAAGCACAGTCCGTCACCCACGCACTACAAGCACAGTCCGTCACCCACGCACAAGAAGCACAGTCCGTCACCCACGCACAAGAAGCACAGTCCGTCACCCATGCACTACAAGCACAGTCCGTCACCCACGCACTACAAGCACAGTCCGTCACCCACGCACTACAAGCACAGTCCGTCACCCACGCACTACAAGCACAGTCCGTCACCCACGCACAAGAAGCACAGTCCGTCACCCACGCACTACAAGCACAGTCCGTCACCCACGCACTACAAGCACAGTCCGTCACCCACGCACTACAAGCACAGTCCGTCACCCACGCACAAGAAGCACAGTCCGTCACCCACGCACTACAAGCACAGTCCGTCACCCACGCACTACAAGCACAGTCCGTCACCCACGCACTACAAGCACAGTCCGTCACCCACGCACTACAAGCACAGTCCGTCACCCACGCACAAGAAGCACAGTCCGTCACCCACGCACAAGAAGCACAGTCCGTCACCCATGCACTACAAGCACAGTCCGTCACCCACGCACTACAAGCACAGTCCGTCACCCACGCACTACAAGCACAGTCCGTCACCCATGCACTACAAGCACAGTCCGTCACCCACGCACTACAAGCACAGTCCGTCACCCACGCACTACAAGCACAGTCCGTCACCCACGCACTACAAGCACAGTCCGTCACCCACGCACTTCAAGCACAGTCCGTCACCCACGCACTACAAGCACAGTCCGTCACCCACGTGCTACATGCACAGTccgtcacccacgtactacatgcacagtccgtcacccacgtactacatgcACAGTctgtcacccacgtactacatgcACAGTtcgtcacccacgtactacaagcacagtccgtcacccacgtactacaagcacagtccgtcacccacgtactacatgcacagtccgtcacccacgtactacatgcACAGTtcgtcacccacgtactacaagcaCAGTtcgtcacccacgtactacatgcacagtccgtcacccacgtactacaagcaCAGTtcgtcacccacgtactacaagcacagtccgtcacccacgtactacaagcaCAGTtcgtcacccacgtactacaagcacagtccgtcacccacgtactacatgcacagtccgtcacccacgtactacatgcACAGTCCGTCACCCACGCACTACAAGCACAGTCCGTCACCCACGCACTACAAGCACAGTCCGTCACCCACGCACTACAAGCACAGTCCGTCACCCACGCACTACAAGCACAGTCCGTCACCCTCGCACAAGAAGCACAGTCCGTCACCCACGCACTACAAGCACAGTCCGTCACCCACGCACTACAAGCACAGTCCGTCACCCACGCACTACAAGCACAGTCCGTCACCCACGCACAAGAAGCACAGTCCGTCACCCACGCACTACAAGCACAGTCCGTCACCCACGCACTACAAGCACAGTCCGTCACCCACGCACTACAAGCACAGTCCGTCACCCACGCACTACAAGCACAGTCCGTCACCCACGCACAAGAAGCACAGTCCGTCACCCACGCACAAGAAGCACAGTCCGTCACCCATGCACTACAAGCACAGTCCGTCACCCACGCACTACAAGCACAGTCCGTCACCCACGCACTACAAGCACAGTCCGTCACCCACGCACTACAAGCACA ACCCTCCAACTTTTATCCAAATGACGTCATCTGGCTGCCGAAGAAAGCACAAACTCAATCTCAACTCAATTTCATCCCAAAGTCAAAAGGAGAAAACCCAGTAGGAATATCTAAACGAGGAAGGGCggctgtgtggtggctcctgACTCCTCCGCAGTCAGATGTGTTGACGCGCATCGCACTCCGCCTGTCAG cattcTCCAAtgctctgaagagggaagtgagtgTCTTGAGAGTGCAGTTCTTGTCCCGCCTTGAGAGTGCAGTTCTCAAGGCGGGACAGTACAAGTCATTAGAATGA